The following nucleotide sequence is from Penicillium digitatum chromosome 5, complete sequence.
GGAGCTTGCATTGCCATTGAGCTTGAAAACGTGCAAAAATAATGAGACCAACGACGTAAAGTTTCCCAAGAAGTCCTCAAAGTCTTTGAAGGAGACAACGAGCACAACTTCGAAGAACACGACCACGGGGCACTTGGAAAACATTATCCTGCACGATGGTTTTTGGTCAATCGACCCTTCTCCGCCTGAACAAGAGTCGTGCGAAGGCTCAACTGCCGATAGCTTGAGCACAGCGCACAGACAGGCTaccaagaagaaaagaatccCACGTGTCAGCATTCTTGACCTCGTTTGATTAATGCTTTTAATATACCCCTCTTCTCGTTTTGGCAGACCGGCGTTTAGCATCAATTTGAAATTTCCCGGGTCTGGTACTATTTTAGGGACAATTTTGGACGCATGTGTAGCGCAATAGCACTTTGTTATTGTCCTACGGCGCTGGATGAACATTTTGGATACTTCTGCCAATAATCAGCCAAGCTGATGTCTTATGGATTGCTGGATGTGATGTACAAATGTTGCGGGCGTGTTTGTAAAATAAAAGAAGACCATGTGCGTATATCTGAAGAACGTACAAAAGCCATGTCCAGAAAGCAACCATGCAGAACAAACATCCAAAGAGCATaattgaagagaagagaaaagttCCAACTTGGGTATTGCTTCAATCAGTCCCATCCGAACGAGAATCCAATTCTTGATGCAGCACAATGCCAGAAAGTAGAGAAGCATAAGAGAAACATGTCCCCAATATTGAACATGTAATATTAGAAAACGAAAAGGGAATAATGTGCAAGCGTTGACATATCAGAACTGTATCATTTATCCATCTACCCAAACACCTTGAGGAAACCCCAGAGGCCAATTCCACTCAACACCGGGATCGTCAGGTTATCATCCCAGCCCCACATGTCAATGAACTCGCTGCCGGCGGCAACAACGCCAGAGACAACGCTCATGACACCCAAAGCCACAGGGCCAGTTATGACCGCCGAGTCACTAGGCCCCCAGCCCAGAAGGCCGCGAACACAGTTCGGGAGCAGATTCAAGCGTCCCGTAAACATGAAAGCGTCTTCTGGGTCATTGGGGAAAGCACCAATGTAAGGCACGAACCATCCCCAGAAAGCAGCAGCGGTGACAACACCCACGAGCCATGCCGCTAAAGTGCCAGCCAAACTCTTCCCAGGACGCAGACGAGGGGTGTAGCGGCCGTACAAACGACCGAAAGTCGAGGCAGCGGTGTCACACCAGCTAAGGAGTAGCACGCTCATGACGCCAACATCCTTGGAGAAGAAGCGGAGAGCAACATACGCTCCGAGGAGATACCAGATCACACCATTGTAACCGGTGACCTCTGTTTCGCGCATGAGGGCACCCATGCACCGGATGTATACTTTGTTGACCTTCTCAAAGCGGTGGCGAATGAGGTCCGTTGCTGCAATCGGAACTAGCGCGGTAAAGAGGACAGGTGTTATTTGCAGGGATTGTACGCCTCGGCTGTATAATGACAAAGTCAAAAATCCGATTGACACGTGCAAAAGCTTGCGCGGGATCTCATGGCGGTGAATGAAACTGCGGTAGCGAGCGTGGAGGGGGATCAGGCCGAGAGGAGATGGGGATCTCGACAAGTCGTGCAGGGCGTCGGGAATGCTTGACGGGGATAAAAGATTGTTCGAGGCAGTACCGTTGGCCGAGCGCGGCGGCGAGGCGGGTATCTTGGGGTTTGATCGGCGGGTGCGCCGAGCCGAGGGTGTCGTGGGAGATCTTGATGCTCGCGCTGAAGTAGAAATTTCGGTAGAACCTTCTGGCTCACGGAAGCGACGTGCTGCAGATCGTGTTACCGGTGCGTGGTATCCATCGGGTGTCTCGGACTGGTCCGATGTAGATGGAGTGGGTGATGTCACGCGAGGTGTCGCCGGTACGGGGTTTGGTGAGGACATTTCGGGTGCCCTCAGTTTAAAAGAAGGAAGTGGTGCGGCTCGGACGACCCCAGAAGGTGGCCGGGTACAGAAATCTGCGTTGTCCCAGGCGAATATGCCCCGGATTGTCAATGGGCTGGCTAACAAAGCAATGACGGCGGTTTTATAGCACGTGACAGTGCTTAATCGTTGATTATGGGTGAGTAGGCTGGAAACACAAGGCAGGATTCCAGTACATGACGCGACCACCAAGCACCTTGTTCTATTAAATGAAAGTATAGTAAATATAGTAAGACTAAGTCGAGGGAAAATGCAGAACACGATCTCAGTTGCCGACCACAGCCGCGGTCACGTGTTTCGTATCTTATCGATAACGGATAATTTTTCTTATTTTTGCGATGGCGACTCGTCAAGCAATTTGACGACTCAGTGTCCGTTGGAATTATTAAATGCCTCCCAAGTCGTCTTCAAGAGCGTGGGATGCTCTCACGCCCCCGCTGTCAGAATGGACCCTCGACGCGGTGGCCTCAATGGGCTTCACGCGCATGACTCCAGTCCAGGCCTCGGCCATTCCTCTGTTTATGCAACACAAAGATGTGGTGGTAGAAGCTGTCACTGGAAGTGGAAAGACATTGTCATTCTTAATTCCAATTGTGGAAAAGCTTCTTCGCCTTGATCAGCCTCTTAAGAAACATCATGTTGGAGCCATTGTCATTTCTCCAACAAGGTGGGTTAAATGCGCAAATCCAGATCTGCAGAGCTCGTTGCTAATATTGAGATATCAGAGAATTGGCCTCACAAATCCACCAAGTTCTTCTCTCACTTTTGGAGTTCCACCCAGCATCGGCCGCAGCCATCAAACCGGCTGAAGAGGGTGCTCCTCGTGCGAAAACCTCTTCATCAACATTGAAAGTTGTACCACAACTTCTCCTGGGCGGTGGGACATCTCCGGCAGAAGATTTGAAACTTTTCCTTAAAAATTCGCCTAATGTATTAGTTTCTACACCCGGAAGATTGTTGGAGCTGCTTTCGTCGCCTCACGTTCACTGCCCCCAGGCATCCTTTGAAATGCTTGTCCTGGACGAGGCCGACAGACTTCTTGATCTTGGATTTAAGGACGACCTGCAGAAGATCCTGGGCCGGCTACCTAAGCAGCGGCGTACAGGATTGTTCAGTGCCAGCATCAGTGAGGCTGTTGATCAGATCGTCCGACTTGGTCTACGAAATCCCGTCAAAATTGCCGTCAAGGTCAGAGGAGCTGGCGTTGAAGAAAAGCGCACTCCAGCGAGGTATATCTTTTGATCTTACTCTCCAAATCCAAGCAGCACCCGATCTAACCACTGAATAGTCTGCAAATGACCTACTTGACAACCTCTCCACTTCACAAATACGCCATTCTGAAGCAAATCCTTTCCACGGTCCAGCCCACACCCCAAAAAACCATCTTCTTCGTATCGACATGCTCCAGCGTCGACTATCTCGCCACAATACTACCCATAATCTTAGGAGACGAATTCGTGCTAGTTCCACTACACGGAAAACACCAAGCCAACGTCCGCCAAAAGAACTTCAACCGcttcaccacctccacaacCCCATCCATCCTCCTCACCACCGATGTCGCTGCTCGCGGTCTCGACATCCCTTCCGTCGATCTAGTAGTCCAAATCGACCCACCTTCCGACCCCAAAACCTTCATTCACAGATGCGGTCGTGCCGGTCGTGCCGGCCGTCGAGGCCTCAGCATCGTCCTCGTCCACCCAGGTCGCGAAGAGGACTACGTATCGTTTCTGGAAATCCGCAAAACACCCGTTGCGCCATATAACCTACCTGAGTTCACCGACGAACAGGCCACAGCGGCGATAGACAAAGTCCGCAAAGCGGTGTTGAAAGACCGCGCTATGCACGACAAGGGCCAGAAGGCATTCGTCAGCTGGCTGCGCAGTTACAGCAAGCACCAAGCAAGCAGTATCTTCCGAGTTGCGGATCTGGACTGGGAAGCTCTCGGCAAAGCATGGGGACTCCTCAAGCTGCCGAAGATGCCTGAAGCTCGCTCCTTTGAAGGGGATCGGACTTTGGGCATTAAACTTGAGTGGTCCAATTACACATACAAGGATAAGCAGCAAGAAAAGCGCCGCAAGGAGGCTATGGCGGAGGCTGCTAATTCACAAGGTACTGAGCAGGGATCTAACAAGCGCCGTGCTACGGAAAGTGTGGCTTGGAGTCAGAAGACCGAAGAACGGGATAAGAAgctcaagaagaaggagttcaagaaagcacggaaggagaaggagagatGGGAGCAATTGCCAGAGGATCAGAAGCAGAAGGCTCTTGAAACGGAGCGCATGCTAGAAGAGATTCGTGCTAAGAATGAGCAGCAGCGGTTGTTGAACCAAGCTAGCAAGGCGGAGGAAGCCAAGGGCGATGAATTCAAGGGCTTTGACTAGTCGGAAAACACCATGGAAGCATAGTAGATATCCATTACCACATTGTGTTTAATTCTCCAGCGCTACTCCAATTGCTACTGTACTCAATTGACTTGCAGTGGAAGCTAAGCATTCCATTCAAATATTACCTAACAACGCTAATATTCACTCATGACAATGCGCTAAAGAGCAGCaaaaaaaggggaaaaaCGCCCCAAAAAACCAAACATCGACTCCTAGGCCCATGCGTGGATCGATCCATCAGGAGATCCAAGGCGGTCCAGACGAGTCACACTGGAACGTACAGAAGGGGTTTCAAACCCCGGCCCAAGCCTAGAAAAGCGGGCCAGAGATACCCTGGATTAAGTCCaatgtttttcttttttcttgtttttttttctttcctttttcggGTATTTCAGAAGGTCTCTCAGAGAGTGTTTGAGAATGTAGTCGAAAGCATATTTCAGGAGGTCTTTCACAAGATTCAGTCACAGGCCAGATGATATGGTTCAGACAGTCTGTAGGGCATGCCGTGGCCAGTgagaggtttttttttttcaagttTCTTTCACTGGGCGGCACGCCGAGTAGCAAGCCGGCTCATGAAGACCCCATGCTGGTGATCAATAAATGACTCCGGGGTGGGGAATTTATGGCAAATGGGGTATGCGCGCTTCCGGTACTTGTCAAGGTTAGGGTCGTGCCAGCCAAAGCACTCAACCCAAGATTCAGTCTCCGGCCAGATGATCTGGCTCAGATCACCAGTGGGGCATGCTGTAGCCAGTGAAGTTTTTCTCATCTTGCGGCGACGGAGGACGTCCTCGTCAATGAACGAGTTACAGCTGCCCGAGAAACGATGGGCCGCTCGAAGACGACTGGGGGTCTTCGGCTTGTACTGCTCCGCTTGCTTACGGGCCTTGCGGAGTTCGTCGCTAGAATATTCGATGGGCTGTGATGCGCCCTGGTCATTGAAGCTTTCCAGGTGGATATCCTCAGATTGAACACTCTTGGAGACATGCTCCTCTTCCGGTTCATCGCTGGGTGCAGCTCGTTTGGTCGTAGTTTCTTGGCGTACACGCTTGGAGACATGCCCCTCTTCAGGTACATCGCTGACTGTGACCTGTTTAGCCGTAGTATCCTGGCGCACACTCTTGGAAACATGTTCCTCGTTCAATACATCGCAGACAGTAGCCTGTTTAATCGTAGTATCTTCGAGTTCCTGCTCGCCTGTGAGCAagtcctcatcatcctcatcgtaGATAAAGTAATCTGGGTCGAACCCATAACTACATCCTGGAGGGTGTGGAATGACATCGGGTGACGGGGATcgcttgcgcttcttcgATTCTTTCTCGTAGATTGCGCGAACTTGCTCTTCCGAAGTTACAGGTTCGATATCCGCAGGATCCGACTTCCCGGCACGCATGCGCGCGAGCAGTTCGGGGTCGAAACCCCGTGGGAACAGATCATAGGAATATCGATTTCTGTCAACTCGTGGAGCGCGTGCGCTGGCTGTCAGACGCGAGTTTGGCACCGCAACACGTGGACGCGGAGTGGGAGATTCGAAACTTCTCGACAACATTAAGGAGGACTTAGGAGGGGGAGCTGAGGAGGGTGTGGTGACAGAAGAATATTCATTCCCCATTGGATGTTGAGGTTCAGCCACTAGAATCGCCATGTTAGCCACTTGGAATATATACACCATGGCACAAGGGGCACCTGCCTTGTGGGACTTCTGCAGTGTGGGGGAGCACATTGCCTCGTCCCCAAAGACCAGTCACTGAGTTGAAGATCCATTGTCGCCAACCAGGTCGGTTTCGATTTTGAGTTTGACTAGGTGGAAGTTCAGAAGGTAATGAAGATAATGGAACGATGCGATTATCATGGGGTGCGGTCTCTTCGTTTGCATTAGAGGCCGAAAGGGTCGAACTGCCAGATCTTGCATCTTCTCCCTGCTGAGCCAAGAGCTGCGGGAAACGGTAAATGGTGCGATCAATTCGTCCATCCCTTTCCGCTTCGCGTCGCCGCGCGCGATCCGCATAAGTTCTACGAGAGCTGCCACGAGGACGGTTTTCGAAGCCGGTTGGAGTTCTAAGTGCCAACTTGTGACGTTTTGACGGCGAGGGCTCGTCTTCGGACAATCGGTTCCGTTTCCTACTGGGCTCTTCCGTGGGGGTCAGCGGGGATTCATCCAGGGTATTGATGACAGGGGGTCTGCGAGGCCAGTCCCTCCAGGGAGATGGTGGGGACCATGGGAGTGACCAAGGGATTCGGCTAAATTTATCATAGAATCTTCCAGGCGGCCAGGCATAGTGCATCACGGGGGTCTGTGGTGGGGATGGAGTTGGCTCAGGCTCCTTTTTCAGGAGTTCGCTGGCACTGCCCCATTTGAAGGCCGTGATAATATGTCCTCTGAACATGCGCGGGGGGTCCCGGAGGGGCTTTGGGGGCAACGTACGGGTGTCAGGTTGCTCCACTGACGGGATAAGCGCAACGGGGTCTTCCTGGGACTCGGCCTGGGCTTCGGCGTCCTCAGGCTCCCCAGTGGGGGCAGCGGCATTCTTGCCCTTTGCCGCGGGCTTCTAGAAACATGAGTTAGTTATGAAGTATTGTGAAGTCTAGTTTCTGAACTGACCTTCTTGCGGCCGCCTCTCTTGGCTGGCTTCCGCTTTGGAGCGGGCTTCTCTGCAGCGGACTGTGTCTCGGACACAGTCTCTTGCGCCACATCGGGCGCGGTCTCGGGAGCAGTCTCCGTCGCAGCCGCCGACGCACTTCGCGTCGTGCGCCGGCGGCGTGGGACATACTCCGAGATTGGCGGAAGAACGTGGTTCGACCGCAGTCTCATCTCGGCGAAACGCGcaagatgaggaggaggggggTTGGTGGCGAGGGGGTTGTGGTGAGGGGCAGGTGAGTAAGGTCTTAATAAATTGTAATAGATCAGTCAGcgattttcaaaggcaacgTAGCTACATATGTAGATTCTAACCGATTTGGTAAAGTCGATCACAAAGACTCTGGTGAGAGATATCCAAAGGCAGTGCTTTGGATGATAACTTTGCGGGTGATGAGGAGAAAatcagaagagaagagaagaagaagtaaaGGCGAGATGTAAACAACACGGTTGTTAGACGCGACCAAACGATCAATGGGGAAGGAACTGGTGGATTTTTGACCGAACCATGTCACTTTTTCAAAAATCGGAAGACGCGATCCGGCAATATGTTTGCTCCCAGGGCGGTATGAGTTGTATGCATGTTTCTCCCTCCAGGGCTTTCGCAAGGGAGGCCCGTGGACTATTGTTCCAATTATTGACATTCTTCTCTACTATCATGACAATTTTCTCAATAGGCTGTGGTGGTCTGAAGCTCCTataacttttttttggttattGTCAGACTTGATTCATGGTACCCTGTACCCTTCCTTGTCTGTGCTTTTCCCTCCTCGTTTCGTCTCAGATTAGACACAACTTCCCTATACTACGTAGTCCAACACCTCTTCAATAAGCCTAAAGTAGCTTCGGGGCCTATTCTTTCGCCATTGGTCATTTTCTGAAGGGTGCTATTCATTTTCTGAAGGGTGCTATCAATATCTTTACTCTATGT
It contains:
- a CDS encoding Phosphatidate cytidylyltransferase, putative, whose translation is MSSPNPVPATPRVTSPTPSTSDQSETPDGYHAPVTRSAARRFREPEGSTEISTSARASRSPTTPSARRTRRSNPKIPASPPRSANGTASNNLLSPSSIPDALHDLSRSPSPLGLIPLHARYRSFIHRHEIPRKLLHVSIGFLTLSLYSRGVQSLQITPVLFTALVPIAATDLIRHRFEKVNKVYIRCMGALMRETEVTGYNGVIWYLLGAYVALRFFSKDVGVMSVLLLSWCDTAASTFGRLYGRYTPRLRPGKSLAGTLAAWLVGVVTAAAFWGWFVPYIGAFPNDPEDAFMFTGRLNLLPNCVRGLLGWGPSDSAVITGPVALGVMSVVSGVVAAGSEFIDMWGWDDNLTIPVLSGIGLWGFLKVFG
- a CDS encoding DEAD/DEAH box helicase (Sbp4), putative, which encodes MPPKSSSRAWDALTPPLSEWTLDAVASMGFTRMTPVQASAIPLFMQHKDVVVEAVTGSGKTLSFLIPIVEKLLRLDQPLKKHHVGAIVISPTRELASQIHQVLLSLLEFHPASAAAIKPAEEGAPRAKTSSSTLKVVPQLLLGGGTSPAEDLKLFLKNSPNVLVSTPGRLLELLSSPHVHCPQASFEMLVLDEADRLLDLGFKDDLQKILGRLPKQRRTGLFSASISEAVDQIVRLGLRNPVKIAVKVRGAGVEEKRTPASLQMTYLTTSPLHKYAILKQILSTVQPTPQKTIFFVSTCSSVDYLATILPIILGDEFVLVPLHGKHQANVRQKNFNRFTTSTTPSILLTTDVAARGLDIPSVDLVVQIDPPSDPKTFIHRCGRAGRAGRRGLSIVLVHPGREEDYVSFLEIRKTPVAPYNLPEFTDEQATAAIDKVRKAVLKDRAMHDKGQKAFVSWLRSYSKHQASSIFRVADLDWEALGKAWGLLKLPKMPEARSFEGDRTLGIKLEWSNYTYKDKQQEKRRKEAMAEAANSQGTEQGSNKRRATESVAWSQKTEERDKKLKKKEFKKARKEKERWEQLPEDQKQKALETERMLEEIRAKNEQQRLLNQASKAEEAKGDEFKGFD